In Caproiciproducens sp. NJN-50, the following are encoded in one genomic region:
- a CDS encoding ABC transporter ATP-binding protein, whose translation MLKIYRNLKPFAASIITILLLLFLQVMSDLYLPTLMSDIVNSGIMAGDIGYIWKTGEIMLLIAAGGVICAVAAGYLGSRVALGLGRNLRNQVFRRVENFSLHEFDKFGSSTLITRTTNDIIQIQTVTIMIINMMVRAPLTCIGGIMQAYHQDRTLTIVLAVALPILILVIWLVTSRVIPLFRQVQKKLDRINLILRENLTGIRVIRAFDKIGHEKARFEDANRDLTDTYIRVNRIMAFLMPMMMMIMNLVSTSILWFGSKRIDTGEMNIGALMAFTQYAMQIMFSLLMFVMMFVMIPRAQAAADRISAVLETTPEIVDPDQPEAAEEERGYVEFRNVTFRYHGAEQPAIRNVSFSVRPGETTAIIGGTGSGKSTLINLIPRFYDVDEGEILVDGTNVKAMTQEDLRKRIGFVPQKASLFTGTVKENLLYGREDATEEEIRHAAQVAQASEFITGMPDGYDSLLAESGRNLSGGQKQRLSIARALVRRPEIYVFDDSFSALDFKTDARLRAALKKDTADATVIIVAQRVGTVMDADRIIVLDEGSVAGIGTHRELLKECEIYREIVESQLSEEELA comes from the coding sequence ATGCTGAAAATTTATCGGAACCTGAAGCCGTTTGCAGCTTCGATCATCACGATCCTGCTTCTTCTGTTTCTTCAGGTGATGTCCGACCTTTATCTGCCGACCCTGATGTCGGATATCGTCAACAGCGGTATCATGGCCGGAGACATCGGCTATATCTGGAAAACCGGCGAAATCATGCTCCTGATTGCCGCGGGCGGCGTGATCTGTGCTGTGGCGGCGGGCTATCTCGGTTCAAGAGTTGCCCTCGGATTGGGCAGAAACCTGAGAAACCAGGTTTTCCGCCGTGTGGAAAACTTTTCTTTGCACGAGTTTGATAAATTCGGGTCGTCGACCCTGATTACGCGGACGACCAACGATATTATCCAGATACAGACGGTCACGATCATGATCATCAATATGATGGTTCGTGCGCCGCTGACCTGTATCGGAGGGATCATGCAGGCCTATCATCAGGACCGGACGCTGACGATTGTCCTTGCCGTGGCGCTTCCCATTTTGATTCTGGTCATCTGGCTCGTGACCTCGAGGGTCATTCCATTGTTCCGCCAGGTGCAGAAAAAGCTGGACCGGATCAATCTGATCCTTCGGGAGAATCTGACCGGGATCCGGGTCATCCGGGCCTTTGACAAGATCGGCCATGAAAAGGCTAGGTTTGAAGACGCCAACCGGGATCTGACCGACACTTATATCCGTGTCAACCGCATTATGGCGTTTCTGATGCCGATGATGATGATGATTATGAATCTGGTCTCGACAAGCATCCTCTGGTTCGGGAGCAAGAGGATCGACACCGGGGAAATGAATATCGGCGCGCTGATGGCGTTTACCCAGTACGCGATGCAGATCATGTTTTCGCTTTTGATGTTTGTCATGATGTTTGTCATGATTCCCCGCGCGCAGGCCGCCGCCGACCGCATCAGCGCGGTTCTGGAGACAACCCCCGAAATCGTCGATCCGGATCAGCCGGAAGCTGCGGAAGAGGAAAGGGGCTATGTCGAATTCCGGAACGTCACCTTCCGTTACCACGGGGCGGAACAGCCCGCGATCCGCAATGTCTCTTTTTCCGTCAGGCCGGGGGAGACCACGGCCATCATCGGGGGGACCGGCAGCGGCAAGAGCACGCTGATCAATCTGATTCCCCGCTTTTACGATGTGGATGAGGGGGAGATCCTGGTCGACGGCACGAATGTGAAGGCGATGACGCAGGAGGACCTGAGAAAACGGATCGGCTTTGTCCCCCAGAAGGCCAGCCTTTTCACGGGCACCGTCAAAGAGAACCTGCTGTACGGCAGGGAGGACGCCACGGAGGAGGAGATCCGCCACGCCGCGCAGGTGGCGCAGGCCTCCGAATTTATCACCGGGATGCCGGACGGGTACGATTCCCTGCTTGCCGAAAGCGGCCGGAACCTCTCCGGCGGGCAGAAGCAGCGCCTTTCCATCGCAAGGGCTTTGGTCAGGCGCCCGGAGATCTATGTATTTGACGACAGCTTTTCCGCGCTCGACTTTAAAACGGACGCGAGGCTTCGCGCAGCCCTGAAAAAGGATACGGCGGATGCCACCGTGATTATTGTTGCACAGCGCGTCGGAACCGTGATGGACGCCGACAGAATCATTGTTCTGGACGAAGGTTCGGTCGCCGGGATCGGGACCCACAGGGAACTGCTGAAAGAATGCGAAATATACCGCGAGATTGTGGAGTCGCAGCTTTCCGAGGAGGAATTGGCATGA
- a CDS encoding MarR family transcriptional regulator, which produces MPEEGRTGEATKRLLDAMVQFRRLRDIPYRGKHPQSHECRHSDMMILFALKQLEPDFPEGVSIKELSRCLNLKSPTVTPAAYHLEKMDLVERSTDDRDRRINRIRLTEGGRRLLLAHRRRLAAHIHGLVLYLGAEKSLMLAELLDEAFRYEFGQIQQKNNLEAHHPGGL; this is translated from the coding sequence ATGCCAGAAGAAGGACGCACCGGAGAGGCAACAAAAAGATTGTTGGACGCCATGGTCCAGTTCCGCCGGCTGCGCGACATCCCATACCGCGGGAAGCACCCGCAAAGCCATGAATGCAGGCACAGCGACATGATGATCCTGTTTGCCCTGAAACAGTTGGAACCCGATTTCCCAGAGGGCGTCAGCATCAAGGAACTGAGCCGCTGTTTGAACCTGAAATCTCCGACTGTGACTCCCGCCGCTTATCATCTGGAAAAAATGGATCTGGTGGAGCGCAGCACCGACGACAGGGACAGGCGGATTAACCGCATCCGGCTGACCGAGGGAGGCCGCCGGCTTCTCCTAGCCCACAGGAGACGGCTGGCCGCCCATATCCATGGACTGGTCCTCTACCTCGGAGCGGAAAAGAGTTTAATGCTGGCGGAGCTTCTCGATGAAGCGTTCCGCTACGAATTTGGCCAGATCCAGCAAAAAAACAATCTTGAGGCTCATCACCCGGGAGGTCTATGA